In a genomic window of Hyphomonas sp.:
- a CDS encoding enoyl-CoA hydratase, with product MAEDIVKVELDGPVALVTLNRPDALNALNRALRAEIVSVFNELKQNEEVRAVVLTGAGRAFTAGIDLKEAGQTGFALGADEDSRSIDMARALADYPWPIIGAINGFAITGGFELALMCDVLLASEHAKFADTHARVGIVPGWGLSQKLSRLIGISRAKELSFTGNFLDAHTAERWGLVNRVYEADELVPAAMKLAHDMCSSQPDLLKQYKALIDDGYGMNFAAALKEEVKRSIAHSESVTADAVEEARKQVTARGRDQQG from the coding sequence ATGGCGGAAGACATTGTGAAGGTCGAACTGGACGGTCCGGTCGCGCTGGTCACGCTGAATCGGCCCGATGCCCTGAACGCGCTGAACCGGGCCCTGCGTGCCGAGATTGTCAGCGTGTTCAACGAGCTGAAGCAGAATGAAGAGGTTCGCGCCGTCGTGTTGACGGGGGCGGGGCGTGCCTTCACCGCCGGGATCGACCTGAAGGAAGCCGGCCAGACCGGCTTCGCCCTCGGCGCCGATGAAGACTCCAGATCCATCGACATGGCCCGCGCGCTGGCCGACTATCCGTGGCCGATCATTGGCGCGATCAATGGCTTTGCCATTACCGGCGGTTTCGAGCTGGCCCTGATGTGTGATGTGTTGCTGGCCTCGGAGCACGCCAAGTTCGCAGACACGCATGCCCGCGTGGGCATCGTGCCGGGCTGGGGCCTGTCGCAGAAACTGTCGCGCCTGATCGGCATCAGCCGCGCGAAGGAATTGTCCTTCACCGGCAATTTCCTGGATGCCCACACAGCCGAGCGCTGGGGCCTGGTCAATCGGGTGTACGAAGCCGATGAACTGGTGCCGGCCGCGATGAAGCTAGCGCACGATATGTGCAGCTCGCAGCCGGATCTCCTGAAACAGTACAAGGCGCTGATCGATGACGGCTACGGGATGAATTTCGCCGCCGCCCTCAAGGAAGAGGTCAAGCGGTCCATTGCGCATTCGGAATCGGTCACGGCAGACGCCGTGGAAGAGGCCCGCAAACAGGTCACCGCGCGTGGCCGCGACCAGCAGGGGTAA
- the map gene encoding type I methionyl aminopeptidase, protein MTDTSLLLPMRTGEIRIHDTEGFEGMRKAGRLVAECLDMLVPEVKPGVTTEHLDNLVREFVMDHGATSATIGYRGYRHASCISLNHVICHGIPGPKPLKEGDIANIDVTLILDGWHGDHSRMYGVGAVKRKAERLMDVTYEALMAGLAQIRPGKRFGDIGGAISEVARLNRMSVVEDFCGHGLGRLFHDEPNVIHSAAYNTGPELRPGMFFTVEPMLNLGRKDAAILPDGWTAVTRDRQLSAQYEHSVGVTEDGVEIFTSSPKGWHQPHKVDV, encoded by the coding sequence ATGACCGACACTTCCCTCCTGCTGCCGATGCGCACGGGCGAAATCCGCATTCACGATACCGAAGGGTTCGAAGGCATGCGCAAGGCCGGACGGCTGGTCGCGGAGTGTCTCGACATGCTCGTGCCGGAAGTGAAGCCCGGCGTCACGACCGAGCATCTCGACAATCTGGTCCGCGAATTCGTCATGGATCATGGGGCAACCTCCGCCACGATCGGCTATCGCGGCTATCGCCATGCCAGCTGCATTTCACTGAACCACGTCATCTGTCACGGCATTCCGGGGCCCAAGCCCCTGAAGGAAGGCGACATTGCAAACATCGATGTCACCCTGATCCTCGATGGATGGCATGGCGACCATTCCCGCATGTATGGCGTCGGCGCCGTCAAGCGGAAGGCCGAGCGCCTGATGGACGTGACCTATGAAGCCCTGATGGCAGGCCTCGCCCAGATCCGCCCCGGCAAGCGGTTCGGCGATATCGGGGGCGCCATATCCGAGGTCGCCCGCCTGAACCGCATGTCCGTTGTCGAGGATTTCTGCGGCCATGGCCTTGGGCGCCTGTTCCATGACGAGCCCAATGTCATCCACTCTGCCGCCTACAATACCGGGCCCGAACTGAGGCCCGGCATGTTCTTCACCGTGGAGCCGATGCTCAATCTCGGCCGCAAGGACGCCGCGATCCTGCCCGATGGCTGGACCGCCGTGACCCGTGACCGCCAATTGTCGGCGCAATACGAACACTCCGTGGGCGTTACCGAAGACGGCGTGGAAATCTTCACCTCGTCTCCGAAGGGCTGGCACCAGCCCCACAAGGTCGACGTCTAG
- a CDS encoding molybdopterin-binding protein translates to MTHASPTAAVLLIGDELLSGRTRDINLQQIAAYLAPLGIPVRETRIVPDVQEEIVAAVNALREKYTYVFTTGGIGPTHDDITADAIAKAFGVEISEHPEVSAMLAERYRLMGTDYTPARRRMARIPHGAKIVANPVSGAPGFQTGNVFTLAGVPSVARAMLEDIGPRLETGAVIHKVTIRGRGLREGDIAEPLAALAQDMPEAAFGSYPWFRGIGDNGVHLVASTTRDTLIPLITDRLEAIISATGVQPERVEDANA, encoded by the coding sequence ATGACCCATGCCTCACCCACTGCCGCCGTATTGCTGATCGGCGACGAACTCCTGTCCGGCCGGACGCGCGACATCAATCTTCAGCAGATCGCGGCCTATCTTGCGCCGCTGGGCATCCCGGTCCGGGAAACGCGCATCGTGCCGGATGTGCAGGAAGAGATTGTGGCGGCGGTGAATGCGCTGCGGGAAAAATATACCTATGTCTTCACGACAGGCGGCATCGGCCCGACCCATGATGACATCACCGCCGATGCGATTGCGAAGGCCTTCGGGGTGGAGATTTCCGAACATCCGGAGGTCAGCGCCATGCTGGCGGAGCGCTACCGGCTGATGGGAACGGATTACACGCCGGCCCGCCGCCGGATGGCGCGCATTCCCCACGGCGCCAAAATCGTGGCCAATCCCGTATCCGGCGCGCCCGGCTTCCAGACCGGGAACGTCTTCACGCTGGCGGGAGTGCCTTCGGTGGCGCGCGCGATGCTGGAAGATATCGGGCCCCGGCTGGAGACCGGCGCGGTGATCCACAAGGTGACCATTCGGGGCAGGGGCCTGCGCGAAGGGGATATTGCCGAACCGCTGGCCGCACTGGCGCAGGACATGCCGGAGGCCGCATTCGGTTCCTATCCCTGGTTTCGGGGCATCGGGGACAATGGCGTCCACCTCGTGGCCAGCACAACCCGGGACACGCTGATCCCCTTGATCACGGACCGGCTTGAGGCGATTATCTCCGCAACCGGCGTCCAGCCGGAACGCGTGGAGGACGCCAACGCATGA
- a CDS encoding cupin domain-containing protein codes for MQLKPVLMGAAILALPACMTGSHDHGHGHPHMHGPDGAMLHAHQDKIVVDGAGDEVDNPFHPIRLLLSSEETAGDVTVYEFVLPPRSPGSPPHTHTREDEYFYVVSGVLTIMSGEQIQSLYPGDFAALNRGNTHMFWNASDDTTKLIMTTTGGSFEGFMNSVAPRLAEAKPDSAEAAGAVIGQLASEYGITIAMEKMPPEAAPFYGPPPTADQAR; via the coding sequence ATGCAACTGAAACCGGTTCTGATGGGCGCTGCGATCCTGGCACTTCCGGCCTGCATGACCGGATCACACGATCATGGCCACGGGCATCCGCACATGCATGGGCCGGATGGCGCCATGCTGCACGCGCACCAGGACAAGATCGTTGTCGATGGCGCGGGCGACGAGGTGGACAATCCGTTCCATCCAATCCGCCTTCTGCTGTCATCGGAAGAAACGGCTGGCGACGTCACCGTGTACGAGTTCGTGCTGCCGCCGCGCAGTCCCGGATCGCCGCCGCACACGCACACGCGGGAGGACGAGTATTTCTATGTCGTTTCAGGCGTGCTGACGATCATGTCCGGTGAACAGATCCAGTCGCTGTATCCCGGCGATTTCGCGGCTTTGAACCGGGGCAATACGCACATGTTCTGGAATGCGAGTGACGACACCACGAAGCTGATCATGACCACGACGGGGGGCTCGTTCGAAGGCTTCATGAACAGTGTCGCGCCGCGTCTGGCGGAGGCGAAGCCGGATTCCGCTGAAGCCGCCGGCGCGGTGATCGGCCAGCTGGCGTCGGAATACGGCATCACGATTGCGATGGAGAAGATGCCGCCGGAAGCTGCGCCCTTTTACGGACCACCTCCGACCGCGGACCAGGCGCGCTAG
- a CDS encoding TetR/AcrR family transcriptional regulator, which translates to MRATWDLLEKSSGAGVRMSDIAKAAGISRQAVYLHFPTRAELLTCTARYMDDVHKVDEALKASRAATGVERLDLWIEAWGGYIPQIHGVGRALIAMRDTDEAAAAAWTDRMQAVRHGCEAAIRAVEEAGRLKPGLTPARATDLLWALVSVEMWEKLRFECGWSQADYITTLQAMARDSLTS; encoded by the coding sequence ATGCGGGCCACCTGGGACCTGCTGGAGAAATCCAGCGGGGCAGGGGTCCGCATGAGCGATATCGCCAAGGCCGCAGGCATCAGCCGGCAGGCCGTTTACCTGCACTTCCCGACGCGGGCAGAGCTGCTGACCTGTACCGCCCGCTACATGGATGATGTCCACAAGGTGGATGAGGCCTTGAAGGCCAGCCGCGCAGCGACCGGCGTCGAGCGGCTGGATCTCTGGATCGAGGCGTGGGGCGGCTACATTCCGCAGATCCATGGCGTCGGCCGCGCGCTGATCGCCATGCGGGACACCGACGAAGCCGCCGCGGCGGCCTGGACCGACCGCATGCAGGCGGTCCGTCATGGCTGCGAGGCAGCCATACGGGCCGTGGAGGAAGCCGGACGCCTGAAGCCCGGCCTGACTCCCGCCCGGGCGACAGACCTGTTGTGGGCGCTGGTCTCGGTGGAGATGTGGGAAAAGCTGCGCTTCGAATGCGGCTGGAGCCAGGCCGACTACATCACCACGCTGCAGGCAATGGCGCGGGACAGTCTGACGAGCTGA
- a CDS encoding TorF family putative porin — MKQQLLRAGVAVAAMLAVAGTAAAEGEWSGNVALSTDYVWRGVSQSNEDMAISGGFDYANGIFYAGTWASNVDFEDGSDTNVELDFYAGVASEFANGVSWDLGVIYYSYPDSDDEDLDFVELQAALGYAFEGGVEVGGAVYWDPDNENIYIEGSAGYAFTDVFAADVSVGNYSFDGGGDYTNWSLGGTYTTPVGIDLDLRYWDTDIDDTGIADERVVLTIAKSL, encoded by the coding sequence ATGAAACAACAGCTTTTACGCGCAGGGGTAGCAGTCGCAGCAATGCTGGCAGTGGCCGGCACGGCGGCTGCCGAGGGAGAATGGTCGGGCAACGTCGCTCTCAGCACGGATTATGTGTGGCGCGGTGTGTCCCAGTCCAATGAGGACATGGCCATCTCCGGCGGCTTCGACTACGCCAACGGCATCTTCTATGCCGGCACCTGGGCGTCGAACGTCGACTTCGAAGACGGCTCGGACACCAATGTCGAACTTGACTTCTATGCCGGTGTGGCCAGCGAGTTCGCCAATGGCGTTTCCTGGGATCTCGGGGTCATCTACTACTCCTATCCGGACTCGGACGATGAAGACCTCGACTTCGTCGAACTGCAGGCCGCTCTGGGCTATGCCTTCGAAGGCGGCGTGGAAGTCGGCGGCGCGGTCTATTGGGACCCGGACAATGAGAACATCTACATTGAAGGCTCTGCGGGGTATGCCTTCACGGACGTGTTCGCTGCGGATGTCTCGGTCGGCAACTATTCCTTTGATGGCGGCGGCGACTACACAAACTGGTCGCTGGGCGGCACCTACACCACGCCGGTCGGCATCGATCTGGACCTGCGTTACTGGGATACCGACATCGACGATACGGGCATTGCCGACGAGCGCGTTGTCCTGACCATCGCGAAGAGCCTCTAG
- a CDS encoding OsmC family protein, with product MKRHATAHWSGDLTDGKGSLTTQSGALSDHGYSFKARFEDEDGKSGTNPEELLAAAHAGCFTMQLSHLLAQNGTPATDLDTKCIVTVEPKDGGGFRITRSALTLTAAIDGIDADAFEALAEKAKTGCPMSVALGAIEITLGTQLQ from the coding sequence ATGAAACGCCACGCCACCGCCCATTGGTCCGGAGACCTGACTGACGGAAAAGGCTCGCTCACCACACAAAGTGGGGCGCTCAGTGATCACGGATATTCGTTCAAGGCCCGCTTTGAGGATGAAGACGGCAAGTCCGGCACCAATCCCGAGGAATTGCTGGCAGCGGCCCATGCTGGCTGTTTCACCATGCAGCTGTCGCATCTGCTGGCACAGAATGGCACGCCTGCCACCGATCTTGACACAAAATGCATTGTCACCGTGGAGCCGAAAGATGGTGGCGGGTTCCGTATCACCCGCAGCGCCCTGACGCTGACCGCAGCGATTGACGGTATCGACGCCGACGCGTTCGAGGCGCTGGCCGAAAAGGCGAAGACCGGCTGTCCGATGTCCGTGGCTCTGGGCGCCATCGAGATCACCCTCGGCACGCAGCTCCAATAG
- a CDS encoding phospholipid-binding protein MlaC translates to MFRALIASTALALTALPALAGPEAEAVIEGAAKHIADPAKGRETLRQSMDLDTVANFTLGKYARRVSDTDRARFAEAFETYLLESFEEQRDKFRDAEITVLGSKDRKPGDSIVETRVQRPGEAPQTVRWRVIEKNGEWRVVDVEVLGLWLAIEQRAQIAAIMDRPRATIDDAIAALDS, encoded by the coding sequence ATGTTTCGCGCTCTTATCGCCTCCACCGCACTTGCCCTGACTGCCCTGCCGGCACTGGCAGGACCGGAAGCGGAAGCCGTCATTGAAGGCGCCGCCAAACACATTGCCGACCCGGCAAAGGGGCGCGAAACCCTGCGCCAATCCATGGATCTCGACACGGTCGCCAATTTCACGCTGGGCAAGTATGCCCGCCGCGTCTCAGACACTGACCGGGCCCGCTTTGCCGAGGCATTCGAGACCTATTTGCTGGAAAGCTTCGAGGAACAGCGTGACAAGTTCCGCGATGCCGAAATCACCGTTTTGGGATCGAAGGATCGCAAGCCGGGCGACTCAATCGTGGAAACCCGCGTTCAGCGCCCTGGCGAAGCCCCGCAAACCGTGCGCTGGCGCGTGATCGAAAAGAATGGCGAATGGCGCGTCGTGGATGTCGAAGTGCTGGGCCTGTGGCTGGCCATCGAACAGCGCGCCCAGATCGCCGCCATCATGGACCGTCCGCGCGCGACGATTGACGACGCCATCGCTGCGCTCGATTCCTGA
- the radC gene encoding DNA repair protein RadC, with protein sequence MGTENEEPHWKGHRERLRRKLLTRGAASLDDYEVLEVLLMAFIPRRDVKPVAKALHARLGSLSAILAAPGEDLVRIDGVGETVAAYLKAIAELQARATRETIRKKPAISSWSALMDYVRTELQHEKREQFRILFLDRKNQLIADEIMAHGTVDHAPVYTREVARRALELHASALILVHNHPSGDPTPSRADIDITRELIDALDPFDILVHDHLIAGTGGVTSLKSAGLI encoded by the coding sequence ATGGGCACCGAAAATGAAGAACCGCACTGGAAAGGTCACCGCGAACGCCTGCGGCGCAAGCTGCTGACCCGTGGAGCGGCGTCGCTGGATGATTATGAAGTCTTGGAAGTGCTGCTGATGGCCTTTATTCCCCGCCGCGATGTGAAACCCGTCGCCAAGGCGTTGCACGCCCGGCTCGGAAGCCTGTCGGCCATACTGGCAGCGCCGGGCGAGGATCTTGTACGGATCGACGGGGTTGGCGAAACGGTCGCCGCCTATCTCAAGGCCATTGCCGAACTGCAGGCCCGGGCCACGCGCGAAACGATCCGGAAAAAGCCGGCCATATCGTCATGGTCGGCCCTGATGGACTATGTCCGGACAGAGTTGCAGCACGAGAAGCGGGAACAGTTCCGAATCCTGTTCCTCGACCGGAAGAACCAGCTGATCGCCGACGAGATCATGGCACACGGCACTGTGGATCATGCCCCGGTCTATACGCGTGAAGTGGCCCGGCGGGCGCTCGAACTGCACGCCTCGGCGCTGATCCTTGTGCACAATCACCCCTCCGGTGACCCGACGCCCTCCCGCGCGGACATCGACATCACCCGCGAACTCATCGACGCGCTCGATCCGTTCGACATCCTCGTGCACGATCATCTGATTGCCGGGACCGGCGGCGTCACCAGCCTGAAATCGGCCGGGCTGATCTGA
- a CDS encoding acetyl-CoA C-acetyltransferase, with translation MRDVVICEPVRTAVGGFGGAFKTVHAHELAAHVVRELMARTELPAEAVEDCIFAQCYPTMEAPAFGRMIALDAGLTTSTGGYQIDRRCGSGLQAVINAVMQVATGANDVIIAGGAESMSNAPFFSIDMRWNIKGDGLMLHDGLSRGRYTAGGKHHPVPGGMIETAENLRRDHQITREAQDQFAYDSHMKAAAAQKDGKFAEEIIPYTVKGRKADTVVDADEHIRADSSLEKLSTLRAIRGKVDDQATVTAGNASGQNDGAAACIVCTREAAETYGLKPLGRLVSWSVAGVGPEVMGIGPVPSTQKALKTAGLELKDIDVIELNEAFAAQVLACTKALDFSDDDMARLNVNGSGISLGHPVGATGVRILTTMLREMDRREARYGLETMCIGGGQGLAAVFERVS, from the coding sequence ATGAGAGACGTTGTAATCTGTGAACCCGTCCGCACGGCGGTTGGCGGCTTTGGCGGAGCCTTCAAGACGGTGCATGCGCACGAGCTGGCTGCGCATGTTGTCCGTGAGCTGATGGCGCGTACGGAACTGCCGGCCGAGGCCGTGGAGGACTGCATCTTTGCGCAATGCTATCCGACCATGGAGGCCCCGGCCTTCGGCCGCATGATTGCGCTGGATGCCGGGCTGACCACGTCCACCGGCGGTTACCAGATCGACCGGCGCTGCGGCTCGGGCCTGCAGGCGGTGATCAATGCGGTGATGCAGGTCGCCACCGGTGCAAATGATGTGATCATTGCGGGCGGGGCGGAGAGCATGTCGAACGCGCCATTCTTCTCCATCGACATGCGGTGGAACATCAAGGGCGACGGGCTGATGCTGCATGACGGCCTGTCGCGCGGGCGCTACACGGCGGGCGGCAAGCACCATCCGGTGCCGGGCGGCATGATCGAGACAGCGGAAAACCTCCGCCGCGACCACCAGATCACGCGCGAGGCGCAGGACCAGTTCGCCTATGATTCTCACATGAAGGCAGCGGCTGCACAGAAGGATGGAAAGTTTGCGGAGGAAATCATTCCGTACACCGTAAAAGGCCGCAAGGCGGATACAGTCGTGGACGCAGACGAGCATATCCGGGCGGACTCCTCGCTGGAGAAACTGTCCACGCTGCGCGCCATTCGTGGCAAGGTGGATGATCAGGCGACCGTGACGGCCGGCAATGCCTCCGGCCAGAATGACGGCGCGGCGGCCTGCATCGTCTGCACGCGCGAAGCGGCCGAAACATACGGGCTGAAACCGCTCGGGCGCCTCGTGTCCTGGTCAGTGGCGGGGGTCGGCCCGGAAGTCATGGGCATCGGCCCGGTGCCATCCACGCAAAAGGCGCTGAAGACGGCGGGTCTGGAATTGAAGGATATCGACGTCATCGAACTGAACGAGGCCTTCGCCGCGCAGGTGCTGGCCTGCACCAAGGCGCTCGACTTTTCCGATGACGACATGGCGCGCCTGAACGTCAATGGATCCGGCATTTCGCTCGGGCATCCCGTCGGCGCGACCGGCGTGCGGATCCTGACGACGATGCTGCGCGAAATGGACCGCCGCGAGGCGCGTTATGGTCTGGAGACGATGTGCATCGGCGGCGGGCAGGGGCTCGCCGCTGTGTTCGAACGCGTCAGCTAG
- a CDS encoding NAD(P)H-binding protein, which produces MPNTPRTPIEHAGPVLVLGGTGKTGRRIVSRLKGKGIDTRIGSRAARPAFDWHDPAGWDAALSGMRAVYISYTPDLAVPAAKDAIRALVQRANAHGVKHLVLLSGRGEPDAQASERIVQESGMDWTIVRASWFNQNFSEGEFLPLVLSGNITLPVGNVREPFIDADDIADVAVAALTETGHADEVYEVTGPRLMTFADVASDLAAATGRAVQFTRIPSDDFFQGLRQAGAPDDQIWLLDYLFTNVLDGRNEYLTDGVQRALGRPPKDFSEFARETAGTPLWRDAA; this is translated from the coding sequence ATGCCAAATACACCTCGCACACCCATTGAACATGCCGGGCCGGTGCTCGTACTGGGCGGAACCGGAAAGACCGGCCGACGGATTGTCAGCCGCCTGAAAGGCAAGGGGATCGACACACGCATCGGATCGCGCGCCGCCCGGCCCGCCTTTGACTGGCACGACCCGGCCGGATGGGACGCAGCGCTGTCCGGCATGCGCGCGGTCTATATCAGCTACACGCCAGACCTTGCGGTGCCTGCCGCGAAAGACGCCATCCGGGCCCTCGTGCAGCGCGCAAACGCGCACGGCGTGAAGCATCTGGTGTTGCTGTCAGGCCGGGGGGAGCCGGACGCCCAGGCCAGCGAACGCATCGTCCAGGAGAGCGGCATGGACTGGACCATCGTCCGGGCCAGCTGGTTCAACCAGAATTTCTCGGAAGGTGAATTCCTGCCGCTTGTCCTGTCTGGCAATATCACGCTGCCGGTCGGCAATGTCCGGGAACCCTTCATTGATGCCGATGATATTGCGGATGTCGCCGTCGCGGCCCTGACAGAAACAGGCCATGCCGATGAAGTTTATGAAGTGACCGGCCCGCGCCTCATGACCTTCGCAGATGTCGCCTCAGACCTGGCGGCCGCAACAGGCCGTGCCGTGCAGTTCACCCGCATCCCGTCAGACGACTTCTTTCAGGGTTTGCGCCAGGCCGGCGCACCGGATGACCAGATCTGGCTGCTGGATTATCTGTTCACAAACGTACTGGACGGCCGGAACGAATATTTGACTGACGGCGTCCAGCGGGCCCTTGGCCGTCCGCCGAAGGACTTTTCGGAGTTTGCCCGCGAAACCGCCGGGACGCCGCTTTGGAGGGACGCCGCATGA
- a CDS encoding cation:proton antiporter — translation MAAEMSPADAVGALVPAITLLGFGAAAALASRAFNLSPIVGYLLAGILIGPGMLDLIHESGGTHLLAELGVVFLLFDIGMHVSLRELKESRGDLLGLAPMHLVLTGLLSAGALYMLGVSWPFAIAVGLSLGLSSTAVVARILTERGQNSCPIGRTATHVLIFQDIVAIFLMIFATSLGEGETGAAGLAGLVSDTLLNGGAVPLAASLGLALVQALIAFGAAMLFSRYLLNPVFRTLAATRNDEAFTAFTLLLVLAAACATAMIGLSLTLGAFLAGLAVSGTPFRHQVQTEMGPFRGLLLSFFFISVGLAIDLPALLRNLPLVVIAAFGILIVKSVLGYVAARLNGWSIPGAMQLGTLLAQGSEFTLVILSLGAVTSNFPPALMSSLIAAIALSLALAPSWAILGGKLSRELARRKQVTMETSSEPAGERPVLVIGMSPAGRLAVDALVDFNIPYIATDSDPDRFLAAVADGYNVSFGDASNMKLIDAVGGSNARAVVLGKARYAVSKEVTPSITRRFPDLIRLVAVESLHDLDRHLELNMRAHLVASEPKGIEMVADMLRILGIPDEDLAGWLSREADLFTIGDASDRQDRAEDLDEEEIVEEAA, via the coding sequence ATGGCCGCTGAAATGAGCCCCGCCGACGCCGTTGGTGCCCTGGTCCCCGCCATCACCCTGCTGGGCTTCGGCGCGGCCGCTGCACTGGCGTCCCGGGCGTTCAATCTCAGCCCCATTGTCGGCTATCTGCTGGCCGGCATTCTGATCGGCCCGGGCATGCTGGACCTGATTCATGAGAGCGGCGGCACCCATCTCCTGGCCGAACTCGGCGTGGTCTTTCTCCTGTTCGATATCGGCATGCATGTCTCGCTGCGCGAGCTGAAGGAAAGCCGGGGCGATTTGCTGGGCCTTGCGCCCATGCATCTTGTCCTGACCGGACTGCTCAGTGCTGGCGCGCTCTACATGCTGGGCGTGTCCTGGCCCTTCGCCATTGCGGTCGGCCTCAGCCTCGGCCTGTCCTCCACCGCCGTTGTGGCCCGCATCCTGACCGAACGGGGGCAGAATTCCTGTCCCATCGGCCGCACGGCCACCCATGTCCTGATCTTCCAGGACATTGTCGCCATCTTCCTGATGATCTTCGCCACATCGCTCGGCGAAGGCGAAACCGGCGCGGCCGGTCTCGCAGGGCTGGTCTCCGACACGCTGCTCAATGGCGGCGCGGTGCCGCTGGCTGCCTCGCTCGGGCTCGCCCTGGTCCAGGCCCTCATCGCGTTCGGCGCAGCCATGCTGTTCTCGCGCTATCTGCTGAATCCCGTCTTCCGCACACTGGCCGCAACCCGCAATGATGAGGCCTTCACGGCATTCACGCTTCTGCTGGTGCTGGCTGCGGCCTGTGCCACCGCCATGATCGGCCTGTCCCTGACCCTTGGGGCATTCCTGGCGGGTCTCGCCGTCTCGGGCACGCCGTTCCGCCACCAGGTCCAGACCGAGATGGGCCCGTTCCGCGGCCTGCTCCTGTCCTTCTTCTTCATCAGTGTCGGCCTGGCCATCGACCTGCCTGCCCTGCTGCGCAACCTGCCGCTGGTGGTGATCGCGGCCTTCGGCATCCTGATCGTCAAATCCGTGCTGGGCTATGTCGCCGCCCGCCTCAATGGCTGGAGCATTCCCGGGGCCATGCAGCTCGGCACGCTGCTGGCGCAGGGCTCGGAATTCACCCTGGTGATCCTGTCGCTGGGAGCCGTCACGTCGAACTTCCCCCCTGCCCTGATGAGCAGTCTGATCGCGGCCATCGCCCTGTCCCTGGCGCTTGCCCCCAGCTGGGCCATTCTCGGCGGTAAGCTGTCGCGGGAACTGGCCCGCCGCAAACAGGTCACGATGGAAACCTCCAGCGAACCGGCCGGCGAACGCCCGGTGCTTGTCATCGGCATGTCCCCGGCGGGCCGGCTGGCGGTGGACGCGCTGGTGGATTTCAACATTCCCTACATCGCCACCGACAGTGACCCGGACCGTTTCCTGGCCGCCGTGGCGGATGGCTACAATGTTTCGTTCGGGGATGCCTCGAACATGAAGCTGATCGATGCGGTTGGCGGCAGCAATGCGCGCGCCGTGGTACTCGGCAAGGCCCGGTATGCGGTGTCGAAGGAAGTCACGCCCTCGATCACGCGTCGCTTCCCGGACCTGATCCGGCTGGTCGCCGTGGAAAGCCTGCACGATCTCGACCGGCATCTGGAACTGAACATGCGGGCCCATCTCGTCGCCAGCGAGCCAAAGGGCATCGAGATGGTGGCCGACATGCTCCGCATTCTGGGCATACCGGATGAGGACCTCGCTGGCTGGCTCAGCCGCGAAGCCGATCTGTTCACGATCGGGGATGCCTCCGACCGTCAAGACCGGGCAGAAGACCTGGACGAAGAAGAGATTGTCGAGGAAGCCGCCTGA
- a CDS encoding SDR family oxidoreductase, with protein MTQPKDLAGRTAIVTGSATGLGRSIALKLAERGADVIINCARSVEDGEATAADCQALGSQSRLVQADVSTEEGCRTLADAAAQAGRLDILVNNAGTTKHARDHADLDALTREDFLNLYAVNVAGPFLMMQACKPLLVESHRQTGRSAAVLNTSSIAGVTGIGSSVAYAATKGALNTMTLSLARALAPAIRVNAICPGFIGTRWFKDKMDEDQYRRMEASVAAATPLNAASGPDDIADAALFFLTDASRHVTGETLLVDAGTHLGYAPLTAR; from the coding sequence ATGACACAACCGAAAGACCTTGCCGGCCGCACCGCCATCGTCACCGGATCGGCCACCGGTCTGGGACGCTCGATCGCGCTGAAACTGGCCGAGCGGGGCGCGGATGTGATCATCAACTGCGCCCGGTCCGTTGAGGATGGCGAAGCGACTGCCGCAGACTGCCAGGCGCTGGGCTCACAATCCCGTCTTGTTCAGGCGGACGTGTCGACCGAAGAAGGCTGCCGGACACTGGCGGACGCCGCCGCACAGGCCGGTCGGCTGGACATTCTGGTCAACAATGCGGGCACGACCAAGCATGCCCGCGACCATGCCGATCTTGACGCGCTGACCCGCGAGGACTTCCTGAATCTCTATGCAGTGAATGTCGCCGGCCCGTTCCTGATGATGCAGGCCTGCAAGCCGCTTCTGGTGGAAAGCCACCGCCAGACCGGGCGGTCAGCCGCCGTGCTCAACACCTCCTCCATCGCCGGCGTGACCGGAATCGGCTCGTCCGTTGCCTATGCCGCCACCAAGGGCGCGCTCAACACGATGACCCTGTCCCTTGCCCGGGCCCTGGCCCCGGCCATCAGGGTTAACGCCATTTGTCCTGGCTTCATCGGCACGCGCTGGTTCAAGGACAAGATGGATGAGGACCAGTACCGCCGGATGGAGGCGTCTGTTGCCGCTGCAACACCGTTGAACGCCGCCAGCGGCCCCGACGACATTGCAGATGCGGCCCTTTTCTTCCTGACGGATGCCTCGCGCCATGTCACCGGAGAGACGCTGCTGGTCGATGCCGGGACGCATCTGGGCTATGCGCCGCTGACCGCTCGCTAG